A genomic window from Yarrowia lipolytica chromosome 1D, complete sequence includes:
- a CDS encoding uncharacterized protein (Compare to YALI0D09801g, similar to uniprot|Q9URX1 Schizosaccharomyces pombe Hypothetical 55.8 kDa), translating to MSLHSSTSHDEKTSVVDPMSSEDVGKTRDIEIQELPDQILEAHIDKSKWYNKRLKIGKFNCLPYSSSFVQMIMVSFIFFLCPGMFNALTGLGGGGQMDSTVQSNGNVALYACFATIGFFAGTIANKLGVRATMTIGSFGYALYIASFLCYNITENGGFVIASGAILGFCAACLWCAQGMVVMGYPAEHEKGRYIAVFWVIFNLGGVIGSLVPLIQTSVDNTELGKVGNGTYAAFLALSAVGWLIAMFMLPAKYVVKSDNTRVIVRENPTWKSEIIALGKTIVTDKHIILLFPMFWASNWFYTYQFNQFNQPRFNIRTRSLNNLLYWVTQIFGAGIIGLCLDSKRVGRKNKARIAHVTVFVLTMAIWGGGYDFQKQYTREDIPTGPDADKDTFWKIDWSDSRYGGPCVLYMCYGLFDAIWQTYIFWVLGALSNSARKVAVYAGFYKGIQSAGAAVVWRLDATGAEYMSIFASCWALCCGSLVLAAPVIWFYVKDHTEAEEDIQDLGPDVAVVNAAGEKDLDDKEHISVHERTESV from the coding sequence ATGTCGCTTCATTCCTCCACATCTCATGACGAGAAAACCAGTGTCGTCGACCCAATGTCGTCCGAAGACGTGGGCAAGACCCGAGACATTGAGATCCAGGAACTGCCCGACCAGATTCTTGAGGCCCACATCGACAAGTCCAAATGGTACAACAAGCGACTAAAGATTGGCAAGTTCAACTGCCTGCCCTACTCATCGTCCTTTGTCCAGATGATCATGgtctccttcatcttcttcctctgcCCTGGTATGTTCAACGCCCTGACCGGTCTCGGTGGCGGAGGACAGATGGACTCCACCGTCCAGTCCAACGGTAACGTTGCCCTGTACGCCTGCTTCGCTACCATTGGTTTCTTTGCCGGAACTATCGCCAACAAGCTTGGTGTTCGAGCTACCATGACCATCGGCTCTTTTGGATACGCCCTCTACATTGCCTCTTTCCTTTGCTATAACATCACCGAGAACGGTGGCTTTGTCATTGCTTCCGGTGCCATTCTTGGTTTCTGCGCCGCCTGCCTATGGTGTGCCCAGGGCATGGTCGTCATGGGCTACCCCGCTGAACACGAGAAGGGCCGATACATTGCAGTCTTCTGGGTCATCTTCAACCTCGGAGGTGTCATTGGCTCTCTTGTGCCTCTTATCCAGACCTCTGTCGACAACACCGAGCTCGGCAAGGTTGGTAACGGCACCTACGCCGCCTTCCTGGCCCTGTCTGCGGTCGGATGGTTGATTGCCATGTTCATGCTTCCCGCCAAGTACGTGGTCAAGTCCGATAACACCCGAGTCATTGTCCGAGAGAACCCCACCTGGAAGTCTGAAATCATTGCTCTCGGAAAGACCATTGTCACCGACAAGCACATCATTCTGCTGTTCCCCATGTTCTGGGCTTCCAACTGGTTCTACACCTACCAGTTCAACCAGTTCAACCAGCCCCGATTCAACATCCGAACCCGATctctcaacaacctgcTCTACTGGGTCACCCAGATTTTCGGAGCCGGTATCATTGGTCTGTGTCTTGATTCCAAGCGAGTTGGCCGAAAGAACAAGGCCCGAATTGCCCATGTCACCGTCTTCGTGCTCACCATGGCCATCTGGGGTGGAGGCTACGACTTCCAGAAGCAGTACACTCGTGAAGACATCCCCACCGGCCCCGATGCCGACAAGGACACCTTCTGGAAGATTGACTGGTCCGACTCTCGATACGGAGGACCCTGTGTGCTCTACATGTGCTACGGTCTCTTCGATGCCATCTGGCAGACTTACATTTTCTGGGTTCTGGGAGCCCTTTCCAACTCTGCTCGAAAAGTTGCCGTCTACGCCGGTTTCTACAAGGGTATCCAGTCTGCTGGTGCCGCTGTCGTCTGGCGTCTTGATGCCACTGGAGCCGAGTACATGAGCATCttcgcttcttgttgggCTCTCTGCTgtggctctctggtgctcgCTGCCCCCGTCATCTGGTTCTACGTCAAGGACCACActgaggctgaggaggacatTCAGGATCTCGGCCCTGACGTAGCTGTCGTGAACGCTGCTGGGGAGAAGGACCttgacgacaaggagcacATTTCTGTGCATGAGCGAACCGAGTCGGTCTAA